A stretch of DNA from Phoenix dactylifera cultivar Barhee BC4 unplaced genomic scaffold, palm_55x_up_171113_PBpolish2nd_filt_p 002558F, whole genome shotgun sequence:
TCATTTTTTTAGCATCATTGTGTAGGTCCAAAAAACTCCAAACTAGAGAGATTCAATATAATTAATTAGCCCTCTTTACTTTGTTTTGACGAAATAGCCAAAGCATAGTCTATGGTCTTTTTTACTCCTTTTGGAAGTTTGTACTTCAGTCCTTCTGATTTCCAGAAAATTCATACAGCATACAACTTATCCTCTAAGCTTCATGTCCACTCATTAGATTGCCCGTCTTTTAATAAGTCTTGATTCTTTCACATTTGACCTCAAATTGACCCAAaaacttctttaaaaaaaaaaagctattacCATCCAGACTATTTGAATTGAATGTACCAGAAAATGATGCAAGATGAAGAACATCAAACGATGCAAGATATTGCTTATTAGTTCAAAGAGGTTGAAAAATTCTAAAGCACAAGCTCAGTGGCTGCCAAACAAATGTTACGACAAGAAACTGCTTGCTCCACAAGTCAACTTTGCTATCCAGGAATTCAGAGACCATATAAACAGAATTAGTCGCTAAAACATGTGTACTACAAAGCAGCCAATACTCACCAAATCAAGAAACTGGATTATTTAAATCTCATTGTTTtccagaaagaaaagaaacttaTGTCAATCCATTAAATGTTATCAGAAACCAACATACATATCAACAAACATACAAAAAGCATAGAGTTACAATTTCAGCTGATGTATCTTAGATCAATAAAAAACCAGAAAAATCAGCACTCGCTACAAGATAGAGctaaaaataaattcaaaagaTAAAACTTCATAAATAACAATTCTCAGTATTAGATCCGTCAAGCATGAATTAGAGCCACAAGAACCAAGAAAGAAACGGCGAAAAATGAGGACTAGAGCAAAATTAGGGTTCCGATGCTCTCTTACCCCCACTGAACGGTGAGAGACTCGTAGTCCCAGTACTCCTTCGGGCGGTGGACGTTGACGTCGGCGTAGACCCGAGCCTTGGACATGGGGGCGGCAGCGGAGACTTCCAGGATCCCGAGGTTTCCGCTGGCGTTCGTGATCAAACGGCCAGGGAGAACGTTCCTATCGTTGTCAAGCGgcagcggcagcggcggcggaggcggacGAGGAGGAGAGCCCACCGGCGGAGAGGGAAGAACCAAGAGCACGGCCGCTAGCACGAAGCCGACGAGGAAGAGGCGAATAgaggcatctttttttttttggtacaagatTAGAGGCATCTTTCATTCATTCGTTCGTTCCTCACTACTCCAAAGAGATTAGGGTTTCGATTCGTATCTCTCCGATCCAGCTCTCGTCTCCTTTGCTTTCGTTTTTGGGAGGATGGGCAAAGGAATAGGGGTTACGTTGGAGAGCGACAGACGAGGGTTCCTTCCCACTACGGCTTTCCAATGCGTAAAGATATAACCCCAGTCTGCCCCGGTTTCGCCTTTTTGGGGGGTTTATGAAGACGCAGAAAGTTTCATTCCTTCCAAAAGGTGCCATTATCTATTAACATCGTATTAAATATTTACAATAATCATTATAACTAGTATTCgatatttcaaaagaaattaatataaGAATAATAACTAATATTATGATCATTGGAACAGtattataatagaaaataatgaataataATACCGCTAAATAAAAgtattattttctaaaatattaaattatttaataaaatcgtTATTTTCTCATGTGCCAATTTTTTTTGAGCAATAATTGATAAAAGTTttggatttataaaaaaaattagataaatGGATGGTAATCTAATTAGCTGCTTTTATTCATGTTATATAACAACTATCGTTATGCTAAAACGACCACTATTTTATTCTATAGTATTGTTTTAGTTGATAAAAATCTATAAGTGCTGATTTTTTAGTATAGAAAATTCAAACTTATCCAAGTTTTATCCATGAAATAACATAACTTAAACAAACAAGAAATAAGTTGTTTCAATGAAACTACCATGTAATCAAATGGAGCCTACGGTTGTTGGTAGTATGTTTGCTATTTTTAGACAAATGTTAGAATATAACAAAAAAGTATAACCTCAAAAACCTACTCGGTAAGATCACAACAAACAAAGCCTAAGGTTATTTTCAATATAAGTAAAGATAGCTAAAATGCTTTCTATCTCTAGCATAGTGATAGCATGTAGTACAAATGTCTCGAATGAGATATTTAATAATCGATTTTGCAAAGAAAAAGTTTTTTCCAGCATGAAAATTATTTAAAGATTTGTAGGTCTAATTCTAGGACCAAGAAGACAGCCTAAACATTATATATCGAATATTTAAAGTATATGTTGTATAGAGTATCAGATATTCAGTAAATATATATCATTCATCTCAAAGTTAGAACCAAGAACAAAATTGTCCATAAATTCTTACATATGTATTGTTTTGTAAAAagaattaatttattattttttaaagaaacaaTACATAGGTGATTATTCTTTTGCAAGAATCACTTTAACCCAATTAAAAGCATAAAATAGGACTACATCCTGCATGTGTAACCCTACAATTTACAACAGAGCATTATCCACCTTTTTTTCTCCCTTCAGGTAATCACAACACCCGCAAAGACCTACAACCTGGCCATGTAGGCTGCTTCATCCCTGGACTGATCATGTTGGCCCAAGGAATGGCATCCACGCCAGGGTCTTACTcttattgttgctggaaattggacccagggGCGACTGTCGGCCGGAAGGGGGAGGCTCCGCCGCCTGAGTGGCGAGtgacggtccgtcggcgggtggCGTCTTCctggagacctgcaagaagccggtgccgggctctccggcgccggccctccgatgcttttGTCAGCACAGGGGCAATATGTGGGAAAAAtggaccgagagagagagagagagcccctCCTTGAGTGGAGAAATActccttttatagggagagctAGTTCACCTGTGATGTGACAGAGTCTGTCGTACGATCAATCTTTTAATGCCCGATCATGTAGGTCAATGCCATCATCGCAGGAGATTAGGCCGGAGCCCAAGTCGTCATGGAGCCATGCCGTCATTTATGGGCATGTGAGTTTGCCGTGAAAGGCTTGGTGTCCGTAAGCGATGGAAGCCATACgccttaattgttgagtaagctgaGGGCCTGCGAACGCCATGcgctttgattgttgagtaaACCGGGAGTCTGCACGACTCATATACGTCGGCTGTTGGTGAAGTCAACACGTAATCTCCCGACTAAGCTGCGGGAGGACGTGGTCTCAGGATATGGTTTGGGCGTTCTTGGGTTGGCCAGACTAAGTATTGCTAGGTCGGACCCCGCCCAGGGGGTCCGCTCGGCTGGCTCCTCCTCGGAGGAATGCGCTCGGCTGGCTCCTGCTTGGAGGAATGCGCTCGGCCGGTTCCCGCGCAGGGGCTTGCTTGGCCGGCCCTCAGCCTGCTCGGCCGGCCCCTGCTCGGCGGAACGGGCTCGGCCGAGGATGCGGCAAcacttttcccccaacactactccCTGACTTCCGAGCTCGAGCTACTCGGGAGTTCGAGCGCGGAAAGTAGTTTTGGCCGTGTTAATGTAGCTTAGGGGGATTTTCGAATTTCCGCGCGTTCTAAGGCGCTAATAATGGGCAGTCGCTTTGTCAGCCCCTTTTCGCTtttcgaagcgtcctcgcgtcgtgggctcaagACGAGACCATACGATCCGACGCGACGCTCCCGTACTCGAGGTGCCGGTTCGGGTTGAATGCGGCATCTTAATTACTAGGATTGACACGTGTCATGATCTGGTCGGTGAGCAGCGCTCCGTCCCGCGGATCCGGGCCGTTGGAGGGGTGTATATATAAGTCTTCCTTGGGCCACCTCctgcctcctttcttcttcttcctactTTCTTCTCAGTCTGGAGTAACCGATTTCCGGCGAACTTCTGACAGgttcccttctttttttcttttttgtccggagtctcccttcttcctctcctttccgATGGGTTCtggtccgaatgacattgcGTCCGTCATGAGCGAGGTAGAGGTTGAGATGGTCGAGGAGTGGTTTTTTCCTCTgcacgggttccgtttggaacccgccggGTTGGGGGACCGTGTTATGAATCccccggtaggccggatcggagtgtatttggaggcactctgggccggcctacggttCCCGCTTCATGGGTTTGTGAACGAGCTGCTCGTGGAGTACCAGTTAGTCCCGGCGCAGCTCGCTCCAAACGCATGGAGGACCATCATCGGGTTCCTGTCGCTATGTCTGGCGTACGGGATCCCGTCCTCTGTgaacgtcttccggcgactttttatgttAAAGTCGAATCCGGaagacggggagtggctctacatcgcccttcgggcgggtcggccactcttccagGGCGCTCCGTCGTCCATCTatgactggaagaagaaattcttctttttgggcTCGGAGCGAACatgggggtttgaccctaggTGGAGGCCGAGCCGACTTAGGAGTGCCAATAAAATTCCCAAGCTTACTGCGCGCGAGCAGGGGATCCTCGACGACATtcgcagcctcggggacggtATCCTCCTAAGCGGCCTCATAAGCGAGGACGCTTTAGTGAATGtaggcctgagctcggcgcgtcctcaGGGCAAGGGTAATAGTAGGAAGTTtgttttttcctctctcctctttttGTCTAACACATTCTGCTCGTCCCTGCAGacatcgcaaagatggtgacaaAGAGCGAGGTCATATATGCTCGGTTCCGCAAGAGGGCCGCCGAGCTCTCGGGGGAGCCGCTGGAGCCGAAGAAAAAGGCGAAGATCGCCGCTCCCCGAGTCGGCCCTTCCGAAGGCGCGAGGGGAGGTCGAAGCTCCGATCCCGGAGGCTCGGGGAGTGAGGTCTTGGTGCTGGCGTGCCCTGCGCCTATTTCACAAGTACCGGGCCGGCCTTCAACCCGGCCCGGGGGCTCGGCATCCGAGCCGAGCAGCAGCAGAAGGCCTGCGAGGCCGCCTTCCCCGGTGGCGGCGAGGCCCGGCTCTCCCGCCCCgccagaggaggaagaacgaggGGAGCGGACCTACACCGTCGAGTGGAGGCTATCCGAGGGCGACTCCGCCCTCGAAAACATCGAGACGGCGCGGCAACTCTTCCGTGTCGCAATCCTTCCCGCCGATAGGGCGAAGATTCAGGCCATGAGCCTGAATCAATTTCTGGATTCGGCCCGCCTCTCGGCCGTTCGGGTAAGTTTTTCTTTAGCGACTCTTTGTACCTAGCCCTTTACTTGTCCTCGACCTGACCCCTGTTTCGCTTACAGCATCTCCTCGAGGTCGACACTCTGATCACTCTGGGTGCCGATTACAAGGAACGGGCTCGCCGGTGCATGCGAGCCCAAGAAGAGGCCGAGAAGAGAGCACGAGAACTAGGGCTCCAGAAGGAGGGGCTTTTGCTTAGAGTAGGCGCTGCCGAGGATGAAGCCAAGCTCCTGACGATGGGGCTTGACGAGGAGAAGGCTGCCCATTCTTTGGCCAGGTCGGAGCTGCGGGCCTCCGAGGCTCGCCTGGCCGAGGCGCGGTCCTTGCTCGCCGTGCGTGAGCAAGCAATAAGAGAGGCGGAGCTCAAGGTCGAGGAGCTCCAGGCTCAGCTCGGAGTCCGAGAGGAGGAGGCCAAGAAGCGGGCCTTAGACGCTGTCCGGCTCTTCAAAGAGTCGGAGGAGTTCCAGGAGCTACTGGAGGAGGAAGCCGTCAACGGCCTTGTCCAAGGGTTCGACGACTTCCGCAACCAGCTGCACCAGCTCTGCCCCGAGTTCGATCTGGATCTGCTTCAGCCTGGAGCTGGAGTCGAGGGCCTCGGGACAGAGCCTGCCGAGGCGGCCCCGGAGGTCCCCGAAGAAGAGGCAGCTCGGGAATCCGCCCCCGAGATTGCGCCCGAAGGCAACGAGGTCGGTGAGCCCGGAGCTACCGCCGAGAGGGCCGAGGCCGAGGGCGCTGAAGTCGAGCCCGGGGAGATTCCGGTTGAAGGTGCCGCGCAAGCCGCGCCCTGActtgtatatattttttgtaaCTCGGGGTCGGTCCGCGCCCGTCGCACGGCCGATCCCCAATTTTGTACTTGGCCTCTGGGCTTTTTTAAATGAATATACTTTTCAACTTTTGGTCTTTGTTCTCTAATGCTTCAAACCGAGCCGCTAATCGTACTATAGATCGGAGGATGCTCGGACCTGCCGAGCTGAGTTTGGGTCGCAATTTGGCGACTGTAGGGCTCGGGGTCCCCAAATATGGGGCGCCGTGCTCTTAATCATCGCGAGACCTCGAGCTCGGGATTAAACCTCACCGAGCGGTCAAAAAAGCAAACAAAGGTTAAGTAGGCGCATTCGACCA
This window harbors:
- the LOC120109702 gene encoding calmodulin-regulated spectrin-associated protein 1-like, with translation MVTKSEVIYARFRKRAAELSGEPLEPKKKAKIAAPRVGPSEGARGGRSSDPGGSGSEVLVLACPAPISQVPGRPSTRPGGSASEPSSSRRPARPPSPVAARPGSPAPPEEEERGERTYTVEWRLSEGDSALENIETARQLFRVAILPADRAKIQAMSLNQFLDSARLSAVRHLLEVDTLITLGADYKERARRCMRAQEEAEKRARELGLQKEGLLLRVGAAEDEAKLLTMGLDEEKAAHSLARSELRASEARLAEARSLLAVREQAIREAELKVEELQAQLGVREEEAKKRALDAVRLFKESEEFQELLEEEAVNGLVQGFDDFRNQLHQLCPEFDLDLLQPGAGVEGLGTEPAEAAPEVPEEEAARESAPEIAPEGNEVGEPGATAERAEAEGAEVEPGEIPVEGAAQAAP